The following proteins are encoded in a genomic region of Macrobrachium rosenbergii isolate ZJJX-2024 chromosome 31, ASM4041242v1, whole genome shotgun sequence:
- the LOC136855365 gene encoding reticulocyte-binding protein homolog 2a-like — translation MSVNELMDKAIKLGMSATEAEEFIAKQQAREDRLMERQEKRLQMELAEKEKEREEKEKEMERQEKRLQMELAEKEKILKLELAEKDKERVFKLECLKREQEEKEEIRKHELAKAALRSSGASSGISGDIKTLPKIPPFDEKIDEIDVYMDRFEKLAVFHQWDSADYGILLGTLLRGRALKVYCGLDPAIASNYDELKLALLKAFQVNPQVYRKKFREGYIESNESFVQYSHRLRQNFDKWLQLVNVIKSYEDVCDFMVMDQLLANCSKDLRTFLLERVCKNSHEMALAADRYLIAHGVSKCRNAKFRSSDKGSKLGNQNKSDKVTDSFKTVRCHLCKETGHIKPNCPNNPVNFAQSKSSDKKVPKISIALACR, via the coding sequence ATGAGTGTCAATGAGTTGATGGATAAGGCTATTAAGCTTGGTATGAGTGCTACTGAGGCTGAAGAATTTATTGCTAAGCAACAAGCTAGGGAAGATAGATTAATGGAGAGACAGGAGAAAAGATTGCAGATGGAGTTagcagagaaggagaaggaaagagaagagaaggagaaggaaatggagagacaggagaaaagattgcagatggagttggcagaaaaggagaaaattttgaAGTTAGAGTTAGCAGAGAAGGATAAGGAAAGGGTCTTTAAATTAGAATGTCTTAAAAGGGagcaagaggaaaaggaggaaatcaGAAAACATGAGCTCGCTAAGGCAGCATTAAGAAGTAGTGGTGCATCCAGTGGTATAAGTGGTGATATAAAAACTTTACCCAAAATTCCcccttttgatgaaaaaatagatgaaattgaTGTTTACATGGACAGATTTGAGAAGTTAGCTGTATTTCATCAGTGGGATTCGGCAGACTATGGTATACTATTAGGTACATTATTAAGAGGACGTGCTTTGAAGGTTTATTGTGGACTTGACCCTGCTATTGCAAGTAACTATGATGAGCTAAAGTTAGCATTATTGAAGGCGTTTCAGGTTAATCCTCAGGTTTATCGAAAGAAATTTCGAGAGGGCTATATTGAGTCAAATGAAAGTTTTGTGCAGTATTCGCATAGGTTAAGACAGAATTTTGATAAGTGGTTACAattagtaaatgtaattaagtCATATGAGGATGTTTGCGATTTTATGGTTATGGATCAATTATTGGCTAATTGTTCTAAGGATTTgagaacatttcttttagaaagAGTATGTAAGAATTCACATGAGATGGCATTGGCCGCTGATAGGTATTTGATAGCTCATGGAGTTAGTAAATGTAGAAATGCCAAATTTAGGAGTTCTGATAAAGGTTCCAAGTTAGGAAATCAGAATAAATCTGATAAAGTGACTGATTCCTTTAAAACAGTTCGATGTCACCTGTGTAAAGAAACGGGGCATATTAAGCCAAACTGTCCTAATAACCCAGTTAACTTTGCCCAATCTAAATCTTCTGATAAAAAGGTTCCTAAGATAAGTATTGCTCTTGCTTGTAGATAA